A genome region from Brassica oleracea var. oleracea cultivar TO1000 chromosome C2, BOL, whole genome shotgun sequence includes the following:
- the LOC106325455 gene encoding kinesin-like protein NACK1, with the protein MTTGGGKGEKILVSVRVRPRNDKEKTRNDICDWECVNNTTIICNNNLPERSLFPSTYTFDKVFGFDSPTKQVYEDGAKEVALCVLEGINSSIFAYGQTSSGKTYTMSGITEFAMNDIFCYIQKHKEREFTLKFSAIEIYNEAVRDLLSGDNNQLRLLDDPERGTVVEKLIEETLRDRTHLEELLSICETQRKIGETSLNETSSRSHQILRLTIESTGRQFSLESSRTLDASVCFVDLAGSERASQTLSAGARLKEGCHINRSLLTLGTVIRKLSKGRNGGHIPYRDSKLTRILQNSLGGNARTAIICTMSPARSHVEQSRNTLLFATCAKEVTTNAQVNLVVSEKALVKQLQQELARMENELKNIGSSSSSSAGSEFYSLLKQKEEVISQMEEQMKELKWQRDVAQSRVETLLKATAEERSSRMDEHSMLSSSDFNADLQRRSYDSIDIGEPSTVNNFTERNFELFENPEEDDFLVEDNIPQFSRYNLYNGWEEIVQTTNQKVEGEQSRVQAEPVESHDDIVDKKAVSEVLSPRKEETISSPEYQPSDSSLMGNNEQEEVEISTPAEKENVDLFSKTIDVESSPNAKPETSDLEMRSSVEVQETQKLVKEDEEEKKEERMTSSSTKQAEECSNKEEEDAQPEQQTKEHWELNSLPTKKQSEETIEVELVPDGAKLDEDDKYYSESSVYMSDDVDNSTYEALKEKVKEMQKKIKYLMSMHTAEQQSPCFRRDYKSPEIFTTKRSRSCRENLLSVRSPLWFDNLEASNNASPSSRVRELNASPGRPMNKTTSISFDSGSSMSSTPIDAQSLKDCDPQTGNSFQEFVAGLQEMARQHSLDSTPGLDYGIEIKPESPANALPNPHNRNEETTSDQLEREQGDDLVEDAVPKETDSTETFPDKGQYTRNLSDFERQQRQIIELWAVCNVPLVHRTYFFLLFKGDPSDYVYMEVELRRLSFLKQTINNDTETSRTQTVKALTREKEWLSKQIPKKFPWNQRIELYRKWGVEVNSKQRSLQVAYKVWTNTQDTEHIKESASLVAKLLGFVEASRMPKEMFGLSLLPGTENVKSSGWRFTKSFSSMRLTGS; encoded by the exons ATGACGACGGGTGGTGGAAAGGGAGAGAAGATATTGGTTTCGGTAAGAGTAAGGCCGCGGAACGACAAGGAAAAGACGAGGAACGATATCTGCGATTGGGAATGTGTAAACAACACAACCATAATCTGCAACAATAATTTGCCTGAGAGATCTCTCTTCCCATCTACCTATACATTTG ACAAAGTGTTTGGATTTGATAGCCCCACAAAACAAGTCTATGAAGATGGAGCCAAGGAGGTTGCTCTTTGTGTCCTCGAGGGAATCAATT CAAGCATTTTTGCGTATGGACAGACAAGCAGTGGGAAGACGTACACGATGAGTGGCATCACTGAATTCGCAATGAATGATATTTTTTGTTACATTCAAAAG CATAAAGAAAGGGAATTCACTCTCAAGTTCTCAGCAATCGAGATCTACAATGAAGCTGTGAGGGATCTCCTTAGTGGAGATAATAACCAGTTGAGGCTTCTAGATGATCCAGAG AGAGGAACCGTCGTTGAGAAACTTATTGAGGAGACCCTCCGAGACAGAACCCATCTAGAGGAGCTTCTTTCAATTTGTGAGA CTCAGAGGAAGATTGGAGAAACCTCATTGAATGAAACTAGCTCCAGATCACATCAGATTCTCCGGCTG ACTATTGAAAGCACTGGTCGACAATTCTCTCTAGAGAGCTCCAGAACTCTTGATGCATCTGTG TGCTTCGTTGATCTGGCGGGAAGTGAACGTGCTTCTCAGACTTTATCTGCTGGTGCAAGATTGAAAGAAGGTTGTCATATAAACCGGAGTCTACTTACTCTTGGAACCGTCATCCGCAAACTAAG TAAAGGTAGAAACGGCGGGCATATACCATATCGAGACTCGAAGCTAACTCGAATCCTTCAGAACTCTTTGGGAGGAAATGCGAGAACAGCTATCATATGTACAATGAGCCCTGCACGTAGTCATGTTGAACAGTCAAGAAACACACTTCTCTTTGCAACATGTGCTAAAGAGGTGACGACAAACGCTCAGGTCAATCTAGTTGTGTCAGAGAAGGCTTTGGTGAAGCAACTGCAACAGGAACTTGCTCGAATGGAGAATGAGTTGAAGAACATAGGATCTTCTTCTTCTTCTTCTGCAGGCTCTGAGTTCTATTCATTGCTGAAACAGAAAGAGGAAGTCATTTCACAA ATGGAGGAACAAATGAAAGAACTAAAATGGCAGCGTGATGTAGCGCAATCTCGGGTGGAGACTTTGCTTAAAGCAACAGCAGAAGAGCGGTCTTCTAGGATGGATGAACATTCAATGTTAAGCTCCAGTGATTTTAATGCAGATCTCCAAAGAAGAAGCTATGATTCAATAGATATTGGTGAGCCTAGTACCGTTAATAACTTCACCGAGAGGAACTTTGAGCTTTTCGAAAACCCTGAAGAAGATGATTTCTTGGTGGAAGACAATATTCCTCAGTTTTCGAGGTACAATCTGTACAATGGCTGGGAGGAGATTGTTCAAACAACCAACCAAAAAGTGGAAGGTGAGCAGAGTCGTGTCCAAGCAGAACCAGTGGAAAGCCATGACGACATTGTTGATAAGAAAGCTGTGTCTGAGGTTCTCTCACCCAGAAAAGAAGAAACTATATCATCTCCGGAATACCAACCAAGCGATAGCTCGTTAATGGGTAATAATGAGCAAGAAGAGGTGGAGATTAGCACTCCTGCCGAAAAGGAAAACGTTGACTTATTCTCAAAGACGATAGATGTAGAGTCGTCTCCAAATGCTAAGCCTGAGACCTCGGATTTGGAGATGAGATCATCAGTTGAAGTACAAGAAACACAGAAACTTGTGAAGGAAGACGAAGAGGAAAAGAAAGAAGAAAGGATGACAAGTTCGTCAACAAAGCAAGCTGAAGAATGCTCAAATAAAGAAGAAGAAGATGCTCAGCCAGAGCAGCAAACAAAGGAACACTGGGAATTAAATTCACTCCCTACAAAGAAGCAATCTGAAGAGACAATCGAAGTGGAATTAGTACCTGATGGTGCTAAGCTAGATGAGGATGATAAATATTATAGCGAATCATCTGTCTACATGTCAGATGATGTTGACAACAGTACATACGAGGCTTTGAAAGAAAAGGTGAAGGAGATGCAGAAGAAAATTAAATACCTTATGAGTATGCACACAGCAGAACAACAGTCACCCTGCTTCAGAAGAGACTACAAGAGTCCGGAAATTTTCACTACAAAAAGAAGCCGAAGTTGCAGAGAGAATCTCTTGAGTGTTAGATCTCCTCTATGGTTTGATAACTTGGAAGCTAGTAACAATGCCTCGCCTTCCTCGAGGGTTAGGGAGTTAAATGCATCTCCTGGACGACCCATGAACAAGACTACCAGCATTTCCTTTGATTCAGGGAGCTCTATGAGTTCTACGCCCATTGATGCGCAAAGCCTGAAAGACTGTGATCCGCAAACGGGCAACAGCTTCCAAGAATTTGTAGCAGGTCTCCAAGAAATGGCAAGGCAGCACTCACTTGACTCGACACCTGGGCTAGATTATGGAATTGAGATCAAGCCGGAAAGCCCTGCAAATGCATTGCCAAATCCTCATAACAGAAATGAAGAAACCACCAGTGATCAATTAGAGAGAGAGCAGGGTGATGATTTG GTAGAAGACGCAGTACCTAAGGAAACAGATTCCACAGAGACTTTCCCAGATAAAGGACAATATACAAGAAACTTATCAGACTTTGAGAGACAGCAACGGCAAATAATTGAGCTTTGGGCGGTATGCAATGTACCACTGGTTCACAGAACCTACTTCTTCTTGCTCTTCAAAGGTGATCCATCTGACTATGTTTATATGGAAGTTGAACTCAGAAGGCTATCTTTTCTGAAGCAGACGATAAATAATGACACGGAAACATCAAG GACACAAACGGTGAAGGCACTCACACGCGAGAAGGAATGGCTTTCAAAACAAATACCAAAGAAATTCCCATGGAACCAGAGAATAGAACTCTACCGAAAATGGGGCGTGGAGGTGAACTCAAAGCAGAGAAGTCTGCAGGTGGCGTACAAAGTGTGGACTAACACACAAGACACGGAACACATAAAAGAGAGTGCTTCTCTTGTGGCAAAGCTGCTTGGATTTGTTGAGGCTAGTCGAATGCCAAAGGAAATGTTTGGCCTCAGCTTGTTACCGGGAACCGAGAACGTAAAATCATCTGGCTGGAGATTTACCAAATCTTTCTCCAGTATGCGCTTGACCGGATCATAA